In Verrucomicrobiia bacterium, the genomic window GAACTGGCCTGCGGTCATGGAAGCTTTCTGGCCTGGCTTAAAGAGCAACAGTTTCAAAAGCTGGTCGGAGCCGATTCGAGCGCCGAACAGATTCAATTCGCCCGGCAAATCGGTGCCGAGGTCTTCGAGACAGATTTCAAGAGTTGGCTAGCTTCCGAGCCGGACTCCAGCCGAGAGGCGATTGTGGCAATTGACCTGATCGAGCACATTTCTAAAGACGAGTTCATGGACTTGCTCGGCGACTCGTCCCGAGTGCTCGCCAGGGGCGGGCGGCTGATTTTGCGCTACCCCAACGGCGACTCGCCCCTGGTTGGTCGCAACCTGTTCAATGATATCACCCACGTTTGGACTTACACCACTAACTGCATCGAGACCCTGGGCCGCATGCATGGATTCTCACGATTCGACTTTGTGGACGAGAGCAGCGCAGCGATCCGCGACTCTCGCTGGCTGAAGGTCCCCCTTTCAAAGCTCGGCACCGGGGTTTTGAAGCTCCTGTTCCGGGCGGCGACCAAGGAACAGATCGATTTCTGGAGCCCTCATATTTGGGCGGCGTTGCAGAAATAGCGGTCTATTGAGAGGCGATGAAAGCCCGCATCCTGGTCCTGGTATTTACGTACGCCCCGAACGTGGATGGCGTGGCAAATGCCGCTGGGCTCGTCGCCGAGGGGTTGGCTGTGCGTGGCCACGAGGTGAGCGTCGCAACCTTGTGGCATCCGCAACGCAAATCGCCTGGTGCATCCGACAACCCGAAAGTCTTCCAGTTCAGGGTTGGTGGCTCAGCTCATTGGCGCGACCCGCTTCGGGGCGAGACATCGGCCTTTAGGCAGTTTGTCATGGGTTTTAAAGGCGACGTCATCCTTTGCCACTGCCTGGACACTGCCCCGGTACAACTGGCTCTTCCGGAATTCCGTCGCATAAAGGCTGCAAAAGCCCTGATCAGCCACGGCTTCGAGGCGCACAGGCTGGTCCTGCAGCCCGGCTTCCCTTGGGGGTTGCCCACTTGGCTGGGCTGGCAACCTTTCGTCTCGCGGCTCCCGTGTACATTGAGAAAATTCGAGCGTCTCGTCTTTTTAAGTCCTCGGCGCGATTTCGGCCGGTTTTTCGACCAGAAGGTCGCCTCAGCCATCGGACACAAAGGACTGCGGGTGATCCCCAATGGCGTGGATTGGAAAACGACTGAATTCAACCTGCCGGATTTCCGCCTGGCTTATGGTTTGCAACACCCGCTGATGTTCCTGTGTGTCGCCTATTACTGCGATGGCAAGAACCAACTCTCGGCCTTGCGCGCCTATCGCCAGGCGCGAATTCCCAATTCCGCCCTGGTCTTCATTGGAACCGAACGCAATGATTATTCACGCGCCATGGAACAGTTGGATGCCCAAATGGCTCCGGAATTTCCCGAGGGACGAGTCTTGGTCCTGGACAAACTGGGGCGCGCCATGACTGAGGCCGCATTCCGAACCATGGACATCTTTCTGTTTCCAACTAAAGCCGAGACGCAGCCCTTGGTCCTGATTGAAAGCATGGCAGCCGGCAAGCCGTTCATCTCAATGGACCGTGGGTGCATCAGTGATTTTGCCGGCGGGACTGTTGTCCAAACCGAGCCTGAAATGGTTAAGGAGATCCAGCGCTTGGCCCTAAATGCGGATTTGCGGGCCAAACTCGGCGCTCAAGGGCGCCGCGACTTCCTGGCGAAATATACGAAACAAAGTGTGGTCGATGCCTACGAGGAGGTGATCACCGAGCTGGTGGAACGCTCCGGGGGCTGCAGGAATGTTGCCCGCCGCAACCCGCCCGAGACGTAACTGTGCAGTTGGTTTTGGTCCCTGCATCAGGGCGTTACCACACGAAAGAACGCCTGCGGGCCGGACATAGGCCGGACAAACTGGATCGGGCCGGACGTTACCGTGGAGTTTGTGGCCACCGGCGACCACCCAACCAAAACCGGCCGCGCGCTCAGTCGTCCCTCCGGGACTTTTGTCTCATCTCGGGCTCAAACCCAACGCTGAAGCGTTGGGCTATTCTCGGGTGTCCCTCCGGGACACTCATCGCCTGGCGAGCCTTTAAACTTTTTGATCCCTCATCCTTCATCCCTCATCTTTCATCCTTGTAGAAGCGATTGTTCGTAAGAGAGGCTGAAATCGAGCGGGCGCCCGAGCCAGTATCTCCTTGCGAAGCTCTGCATCCAGGCCAAAACGCAACAGGAGCGGCAGGGCGAGCAGCGCGCTGGCCGCTCCGCGGATGAGCAGTTGCGGGCGCAGAGGAAGTGGCCGGGTCAGCCACCAAAGCAGGCCCGCCAATGGGACCAGGCCCAGCGCCAGGCGCAACGGGGGAAGCCACCACTCGAACGAGGGGACCTTCCACGGAACGTTGAAATACTGGCTGGTCCGCCAAAAGCCGTACGGCGCGCTGAAGAGCATGGTGCCCGCAATCGAGCAAAGTAACATGGCCGTAATGCCCCCCCACCGCAGCACCAGCAGCCCCAGGACCACGAAAAAGGTGCCTTCGGCCAGATAGATAAAACGCATCGAACGGATTTCTTTGCTCACCCCCACCAGCCCCAGATGGCAACGGGTGGTCGCTTGCAGCACCAGCCAGAACGCTAACAAACCATCGTTGAGTGGCCACCAGCCGTATTGTCTGCGCATCCAGAGCGCCACGAATGGCTGGTTGCAAATGGCAAAGATGGTTCCCGCGCACACGCTGAGCGAGGCGGATAACACCACCAGCGAACGGAACCGCTGGTAGAGCCGCTCCCGCTCGCCGCGAACGATCATTTCGGCCAGCGCCGGCCCGGCATAATCGAATACCCGGTAAATAATCTGGCTGACCAGGCTGAAGGTCCGTGTGCAAACCGACCAAAGGGCTGAGGCCTCGAGGCCGAGTTGGCGGGTCAGGATGACCGTTTGGCTCGCGCTCAGCATCTGGAACCCGAGGGCATAGAGAAACAGGTCCGAGCCCAAGGCAAACAATTCTCGGAAGCGGCTCCAAGTGGCGCGTCCCCAGCAACGTCGAGCCGGGAGGAGTTGCATCCGCAGCACCCAGACGCAGGTCAAGGCGCCGTTTACAAGCCAGGAGGCGAACTGGGCCCAAAGCGTGCTGTAAATGCCCTGGTGATGCACGAATGCAGCCCACATTGCGCCAAGGCCCAGGGCGAACCCGGCGGTCTGGGTATAATTGACGAGGTCATAGCGTTGATGGGCCGAGAGGACAAATGGGAAAATTCGGCTCAAAAAACCGGCCCCAAGGACACCGCATTGTCCGATTGTCAGGTATATAAACTGGTGCTTGAGCGTTCCCGGGATGTGCAGCACCGGGACCAGGGCAACGGCCAGCCCGATGCTGAGCAGCACAATGAGAATCGCCTGGATAAGGCTCACGACGAGAAATGTTTTAATCACACTCCCGTAATCGCCCGCGTCCCGGTGGTCTTTGTAGTCGATGAGAATCCGGGAAGTGCTGGTCATCCCCAGGTCAATGAGCGCGATGTATTGCGCCAGGTTTGTTACGACTGCCCAAAGGCCGAATTCCGCCGGGCCGAGGTATTTCCCCGCCAGCCGGAATGAGGTCAAGGTGTAGATGACGTTTGCGCCGAGCAGGACGTATCCGGACGCCAGAGAATGCGCGAGCCGTTTGATCCGCGACATGGCTCAGGAAAAGGAGCCCGGCTCGCGGGTGGACCGGATGTTGGCCCGCGTGCGGGACCGGCAGCCCGGCATCCGGTCGTCAGCAAATTCGATTCGCGCCGCGCGCCAATACATGCCGCGCACGATAGCTTTGCCCTTCCCGCCGCACAAGGAGGCAGAATGGATTTTTGAATTTGGATTTTGGATTTTCGATTTGCACCTGTGGGATGGAGTTCAGCCGTCCCTCCGGGACTGGATAGGTTTTGACGACCGGTCCCAATGCTGAAGCATTGGGCTATTATCAAATGTCCCTCCGGGACAGGCTGCCGCTTGCGCTACCACACCAACATCGGGATTTTGCATTCTGCCGAAATCGCCGGCGGTTTCGGGATTTGAAAGACAAAGGGGTTTTAGTGGCAATGCTTGTCCCCGAGGGACATCCGACAATAGCCCAACGTTTCAACGTTAGGTGACATTTGGAGTTGCAATTAGTCCCGGAGGGACGGCTGAATGGGGCATGCCTCACCCAACGCCCATTGTTACTGCAACTCCACCACCCGCCACTCCGACGGGCCTTCACCGGCGCGCAAATCCAATGATAGCGTCTGGAACGTTCGCGCGCCAATTTCCGAACACCACTGCTCCACAGGGATTCGGAATTCCTCGGCAAAGCGCGGGGAATGCAGGGCGATAAACCGGATGCCTTCGGCGCGGAGTTGGGCGGCGGTGTCGACCGGGCACACATCGATAACGCGGCGCGACCCGAAAGGTTTCCATAAACTCGTTTCGGGATCATCTACACCTATAAACCCGAGCCTCTTGTCGTCCGAGGGCAGGAGCCGAGTCAAAGGTTCGAGACCTTCGCCTCGAATCGAATAGGCCGAATACACCCGCTCGGTTCGCACGGCCAGCGGGCTGGACCACCCATGCTGCCGCAGCTTTTTGACAATCGTTAGCATTGGAAGCAACGGTCGAGGCGGGCTGAGCGCCAAAGGAATGATTGCCATGGCCGCTACGGCCAGGGCGGCAATCCGCCACCATCTTTGACGCACAATCTGCGCGTGGGCGAGCGGAAGGAGAAACGGGACTACCAGGAACGGGTAGTAGGCGCTCATGAGGCGCGCCTCGAACTCGGTGGCAAAGGATGCCGCGAGGAACACCAGGGTCGTCAGCGCAATGGCCGCCAGAACCCATGCCTGGCTTGGGCTCACAGCGCAGCGCGGGCGTCCTCGCCCGCGAGTTTGGGCGGCGTCTCGCCGCCCCAAACTCGGGCCAGACGTGGGGGACCTCTGAGCCCACGCAAACCGCAAGGCTGCAATCGTCGAAACCAACAAGAGGCCGCAAGCACCCAAACCCATCCCTGTCGTCTCTTCGATTGCCAGTTCGTCCAACCGGAACACAGGACTCTCCCGCATGTCTTGTCCAAAAGCCCCCATTTCTGAGGTCATGGCCTGCGAGGCTAGGCTCGGGGCCACCTGTGCATTCCACCATTTCGCAAACGGCGCTACTGGGGGCGCGAAGTTTTGCATAAACAAGACCCCGCTGTTTGCCTCGATCCTTGCCAATGGATGCGGGCTCCTCAATGGCGGAAACCCTTCGGCTTTTGTGCCTGTCCAATCCCCCGCATACCACGAGTTGAGAACGGCGGTTGGGAAAAAAGAAATCAGAAGGCAGACAAGCGCGGTTGAAACTGTGGCTATGGGCCTGGCAGAAAGCAGGCGCCAGCAGGGGGCAACCACAACCGCCCACACAAGCACCAGCGGGAGGTTGTTCGCCTTCACGCCCGTGGTCAGCGCGATGGCCAGCATCGAGAGCCATAGGTCCCCGCTTCGGCCCTGCTGGCGACCGCGCAATCCATAAGCAAACGCGCCCAACGCGAAGAATGCCGCGAACAGGTCATTGCCCAAACTGGCCGCCTGCAGCAGAAAGCAATAGCCCGCTGGCAGAATCCACATCCACTGCGCGGCGACTCGGCCTCTCACACCCACCCCGCGCAGGCTCATAAAAAACAGACCGGGCATCAGCGCGAACGAGATGAAGTTGATGAGGAAAAAGGGGCGATCGGTCTTTGTCAGCGCGATGAGCGGGGCCATCATCCATTCGAAGCCGCACCCACGCAGGTTGACCCGCGGAAAGACCGTGTGTATCCAGTGCCAGCGCCCTTCTGCCAGCCAATGCAGGACTCGCGGCACGCGGTAGGTGAGGGCATCCCAATTGGTCGGCGGATGCAATGCGCCCCCCACAAACGCCAGTGTTGACAGAATCAAAAAGGAGAGCGGCAACGGGCGTTTGAAGCGACGAACCAACTTCGAGGCAGGAGGAAGGCGCAAGCCAACCTCGGTTGTGCAAGCCCACAAGGCAAATCCGCCAAGGGCCAGGGCGAAAGCGACGATATACCCCAGCCCATTGAGCTCATGCAGGAGAGATAAAATCCAACCCGCACAACTGCAAAAGGCGCAAAGGAGAATCCACAGTGCGGCGAGATCGGGGGCTTTCTTGAAAGAGCGCACGAGAGACGGCATTCTATCGCACACTCTGAAGTTCAGCCGGCGCGGCGCGGCCAGTGTTTTCCGGGTTGCCCCGGAACTTCGGCCAGGGGGATTGGGCCAGAGGCGCATCCGTGCGCAGGGCCTGAAAGCAGATGCCATTCGTTGGGTACTGACCTGCGGTGTAGATACTACCGGAAGGCGCCACTGCGGGCGAGACCGTGCCGTTCCCGTACATGTAATAATGCCACTTCCACTTGCCATCGGCATCCAGGTTGGTGAGCAGCCCGTAATGCGATATGAAGCAAACCGAACCATCAGCCAATGCCAGCGGCGCGACTTCAACCGGGTCCCACCAGGCCACACCCAGCCCATACTGCCACTTCTTCTTTGGCTCGCGCGTAAGGGCCCAGAGCTGTTGGTTCACCCCCACATAAAGCATCCCGTCCTGCCCAATCACCGGCGAGGACTCGGTGATGCCGCCGGTCTTGAGCCGCCATTTCAATTGGCCATCCGGATCCAGGGCGTAAAAGAAACCATCGACGGAGGTGAAATACACCGTGCCGTCGCGGTCGATGGCTGGCGATGAAATTATCGGGCCGCCGGTGGCGAATGCCCAGGCCTTGGCTCCATCAGGCGCCAGCGCGTAGAAATTCCGGTCGTGTGACCCGAAATATATCCGTCCCGCGGCGCCAATCGCTGGCGAGGAGACAATCTCGCCGGCAGTCGGGAACTGCCACTTTTTCGAGCCGTCCGGATTCAGGGCGTAGAAGGTCTTGTCCCACGAGCCCACGTAAATGGTGCCGTCTGCGCCGATGGCGGGCGAGGAGTCCACCCAGGCGCCGGTCTTGAAATCCCACTTCTTTTTGCCGTCAGGGCCGACCGCATAGACCTTCCGGTCACGGCAGCCAAAATAGACCGTGCCGTCGCCGCCCAGGGCCGGAGCCGACTTTATCTCATGGCCGGTGCTGAAAATCCACTTGCGCGAGCCGTCGGATTTCAGCGCCCAGAGTTTGCCGTCCCACGTGCCGAAGAAAATATTGCCTTCGCTGTCAATGGCCGGGGATGAATCGCAGGGGTATTTGATGAGAACGGCCCATTTGTTGGAAACCGTGCTTACCTGTGCCGAAGCCGATGGGTTCAGCCCCAATAAGATGCCAAGAGCGGCCAGTGCCGCACCGGCCCCGCCATTTTGGAGTGCGGCGGCAAGCCCTGCGCGACGCCGCTTTGGATAGACGCGGAGTGCGTCCCGTCCCGGGCGCAGCAGGCGCCAAAGCACACCAAGACGATCCCTATCCACGGCTTGCGTGGGTCGAGCGGGGCCGGATTCTCGATGGGTGAAACGTTTCTTCAGCCAGACTGCAATCAACACCGCGGCAGGGTAATTGGAAACGCGAAAAGCAGAAAGCAGAAAGCGCTTCGCGCCCCTCTTGTCCCGGTCCGCGCGAAGCGTCGTGGACTGCGCCAGTCCTCTGGCGCTTTTCGGGCCGCCCCTTGCATAAAGTTCCACTCTCACGTCCAGTGGCATCGAATTGGGGGGGGGCAGGGTCAGAACGGCAGGACATCCAAAAGCGGCAGAGGACCGCTCTGGGACGGCACGGGACGGTCTGGGACGGCAGTGGGACGGTTGCAAGAGTGAGAATCGCCCGTGTTTACCGGCCTTGGGACGGTGGGACGGCTGTACACCCCCAAACCGCCCCCCTACCCCCCCTACCCCCCCTTGCCGCCGCATTCCCACAAAAGAAACGTGGAGCGTTGACGGTGGAGCGTGAGAGCGTCATAACCCGGTCTCGAGTCAAATTCCGGTAACCTCCCGGTAACCCAACGACCACCCGCGGTAACCGATGGTAACCGATAGGTAAGCCACGGAAGCCCACGGTAACCTACGGTAACCGATCCGGCCCTCCAACGCACAAGCAACAGCCGCCTCAAGCCGCCTCGGCCCCCTTACCCGCCGTTGCCGCGCACCGCCACGAGAATCTCCTTCATCCGCCGCGCCGGCAAAGAAAAATGGCCGCCCGGTTTTCACTGCGACGGGAGGCCGCCCCAACCCGCCGGCGCGTTACGGAGCTTTGTAATGGCCGCGGAATCCGGCAATAACCCGGGGATTTCCTTGTGGCCCTGATTGGACGATGCTTTTAAATTCAACCCGCTACGCGCCTGGGTTGGAAAAGCCGGTAATGCCTCAGTGACTACGGGGCTGCCGGCTGAAGCCGGCGTTCCGGACGCGCGGAACGCCGCCTTTAGGCGGCAGCGCCCGCCGTCACTAACCGATTACAAAAGCCGGAGCAAATGTCTTTACTTCCTAAGGAGGTTCTGGTAGCATTGGCGGTGAACACAAAGCGCAGAAGCTATAGCGGATGGTGAGTGCGACAAAAGAAAGAATCCGAATACTGGTGGTCGATGATCATCCGGTGGTGAGGCAGGGGCTGCAATCCTGCCTGTCACGGCTGGACCGGCTGAAAATAATCGGCGAAGCTGCGGACGGCCAGGAGGCCTTCGAGAAAGCGCTCAAGCTCTCACCCGATGTTGTTTTAATGGATATCTCCATGCCCCGCCGTGACGGGCTGTCTGTCACCCAGGATTTGCGCAAGGCGGCGCCCCATATCAAAGTGCTGGTGCTTTCCGTCCATAGCACCAAAGAATTCATCTTCCGCATTATCCAGGCCGGGGCCCATGGTTACGTGTCCAAAGAGGCCTCTCCGGAGACCCTCTTGCGCGCCATCGAGGCGGTCTATGCCGGCCAGAGCTCCTTTAGCCCCGAAATAGCCCAGGCTGCTCTGAACCAACTGGTCAATAGCGGAGGCAAAAAAGAGCCCTTCGCCCAGCTCACCGAACGGGAGCGCGAAGTGCTGGTGTTGATTGCCCAGGGCCGCAGCAACAAAGAAATTGCAGGCCAGCTTGGGATTGGTGTCCGGACCATCGAAACGCATCGGGAACGCATTATGCGCCGGCTGGACATCCACTCCGTAGCCGGCTTGACGAAGTTCGCGATCTCCAACGGGTTAGTCCCTCTCGAAGACGGGGCGCCGCAGTAGAGCGGAAAGGCTGAAGGCTGAAGGCTAAAGGCTAAATAAAAACGCAATACTCCATCACTTCGTTTCCCCGTTTCCTCTTGTTTCCTTCTGCACGTTTCCGGCCTGGTGATCCCGGCGCGCCGCCGTTTGCTTAAAGACATACGCCATGAGCCGGCGGACTCGCAGGCAGCCGGCCAGCTTCCGGCTCTCCTTATGCTCCACAACGGGCAACGTCTTGAGCCGATACTCGCGAATGACATTGCCGGCCACCGCGCAGTGGTCGTCGCTGGCGATTGTGACGGGGTTTTTTGTCATGAATTCGCTGACGGGCGTGTCGGGTGTGCCGTTATTGGCGTGGCAGCGGAGGAGATCGGTAATCGTGACGACCCCATCGAGGGTCTGGTTGTCGCTTGAAACAAAAAAAAACTCGTGGGGATGCTCGACAAAGGCATGGCCGGCATCGCGCATGGTGTCGGAGGGCTTGAGCAGCGGTTGGGGGACGGGTTCCATCAGATGCCGGACCGGGGTTTGTTTGAGCAGTTCGTGAACCTGGGGCTGGTCCTTCCACACGTCCAGGGTGCGGCGGTTGAGGGTTTGAGCCAAGGCATCGCGCAGCGGCGTCAGGGCTTCCGAGAACTGCGTGAAAACGTTTTTACCCATCACCAGGACATCAACCGGGGAGCGGGCCCGGACCGACATCACCCGCGGGCGGTTGCCCAGGAGCGCGCGCTCGCCGAAGAAAGAACCCGAGCCGAGCACGGCGATGACTTCACCGGCCTGCCCATCCTGGGAGCGCACCACCTCGACCTCGCCTTTTTCGAGCACGTAAAAATGCGTGGGGGCCTCCCCTTTGCGAATAATGAACTCACCCGGATCGTAATGGGCGTGCGACACCCGCTCGGTTTGCTCAGTGCGGACATAAGCCAGGTCGCGCGGGAACACCAGTAGAAATGCCCAATCAAATCCGACCTGCAAACGCCGGCCAAAGGTGGGGAGCTTGAACAGATAAACGCCACGCCAAACGAACCACGCGAGAAAGCCCGAGAGATGCATCCCGAACAGATCGGCGACGGCCGAATGGCCGCCGATGGAGCAGAGTTCACCCAGTTGTTTAAAGGAGAAATGCCTGGTGGGCCGTCCACGCAGGGTGCAGGCGATATTTTGGGCGCACTGCCGGCCTTGTCTCTCGGCAAACTGGCCGGTCGTTGGGGAAGGTTCCCCGTTATGCGAATTGATAATCCAGGCGCAGTCTCCAATCGCCCAGATATTCTGGCGCCCTTTGAGACGCATGTCCAACTCGGTCACCAATCGTCCTTTTTCCTTGGCCACATCCAAACCCGCAACCACGGGGGCAGGCGAACTGCCAATCGTGCAGACGATCGTGCCGCCCCGGAGAAAACGGCCATCTTGCAAACCGACGCCTTCCGGGGTGGCGGAGGTGACTCGCGCATCGAGGACCATCTGGA contains:
- a CDS encoding glycosyltransferase family 4 protein, whose amino-acid sequence is MKARILVLVFTYAPNVDGVANAAGLVAEGLAVRGHEVSVATLWHPQRKSPGASDNPKVFQFRVGGSAHWRDPLRGETSAFRQFVMGFKGDVILCHCLDTAPVQLALPEFRRIKAAKALISHGFEAHRLVLQPGFPWGLPTWLGWQPFVSRLPCTLRKFERLVFLSPRRDFGRFFDQKVASAIGHKGLRVIPNGVDWKTTEFNLPDFRLAYGLQHPLMFLCVAYYCDGKNQLSALRAYRQARIPNSALVFIGTERNDYSRAMEQLDAQMAPEFPEGRVLVLDKLGRAMTEAAFRTMDIFLFPTKAETQPLVLIESMAAGKPFISMDRGCISDFAGGTVVQTEPEMVKEIQRLALNADLRAKLGAQGRRDFLAKYTKQSVVDAYEEVITELVERSGGCRNVARRNPPET
- a CDS encoding FAD-dependent oxidoreductase; the protein is MDKKRIVIIGGGFGGVKCAGSLCRELPPGAADVVLFDRQNHLVFSPLLAEVVGSSIEPLDVIVPLRQLLPRVFCRTEEARSISLATSEVEYLGEDGQLTRMGYDHLVIACGNITNLNVVPGMADHSIPLKTVGDAANLRAHLMEQMEQAEVSRDPARRAWHLTVLVVGGGYSGVEAAGEINDLLRDSSRYFRTWQKSDVKVILIHSRDQILPEISPSLREFARKKMEQAGVQMVLDARVTSATPEGVGLQDGRFLRGGTIVCTIGSSPAPVVAGLDVAKEKGRLVTELDMRLKGRQNIWAIGDCAWIINSHNGEPSPTTGQFAERQGRQCAQNIACTLRGRPTRHFSFKQLGELCSIGGHSAVADLFGMHLSGFLAWFVWRGVYLFKLPTFGRRLQVGFDWAFLLVFPRDLAYVRTEQTERVSHAHYDPGEFIIRKGEAPTHFYVLEKGEVEVVRSQDGQAGEVIAVLGSGSFFGERALLGNRPRVMSVRARSPVDVLVMGKNVFTQFSEALTPLRDALAQTLNRRTLDVWKDQPQVHELLKQTPVRHLMEPVPQPLLKPSDTMRDAGHAFVEHPHEFFFVSSDNQTLDGVVTITDLLRCHANNGTPDTPVSEFMTKNPVTIASDDHCAVAGNVIREYRLKTLPVVEHKESRKLAGCLRVRRLMAYVFKQTAARRDHQAGNVQKETRGNGETK
- a CDS encoding PQQ-binding-like beta-propeller repeat protein, encoding MLIAVWLKKRFTHRESGPARPTQAVDRDRLGVLWRLLRPGRDALRVYPKRRRAGLAAALQNGGAGAALAALGILLGLNPSASAQVSTVSNKWAVLIKYPCDSSPAIDSEGNIFFGTWDGKLWALKSDGSRKWIFSTGHEIKSAPALGGDGTVYFGCRDRKVYAVGPDGKKKWDFKTGAWVDSSPAIGADGTIYVGSWDKTFYALNPDGSKKWQFPTAGEIVSSPAIGAAGRIYFGSHDRNFYALAPDGAKAWAFATGGPIISSPAIDRDGTVYFTSVDGFFYALDPDGQLKWRLKTGGITESSPVIGQDGMLYVGVNQQLWALTREPKKKWQYGLGVAWWDPVEVAPLALADGSVCFISHYGLLTNLDADGKWKWHYYMYGNGTVSPAVAPSGSIYTAGQYPTNGICFQALRTDAPLAQSPWPKFRGNPENTGRAAPAELQSVR
- a CDS encoding response regulator transcription factor: MVSATKERIRILVVDDHPVVRQGLQSCLSRLDRLKIIGEAADGQEAFEKALKLSPDVVLMDISMPRRDGLSVTQDLRKAAPHIKVLVLSVHSTKEFIFRIIQAGAHGYVSKEASPETLLRAIEAVYAGQSSFSPEIAQAALNQLVNSGGKKEPFAQLTEREREVLVLIAQGRSNKEIAGQLGIGVRTIETHRERIMRRLDIHSVAGLTKFAISNGLVPLEDGAPQ
- a CDS encoding oligosaccharide flippase family protein, whose protein sequence is MSRIKRLAHSLASGYVLLGANVIYTLTSFRLAGKYLGPAEFGLWAVVTNLAQYIALIDLGMTSTSRILIDYKDHRDAGDYGSVIKTFLVVSLIQAILIVLLSIGLAVALVPVLHIPGTLKHQFIYLTIGQCGVLGAGFLSRIFPFVLSAHQRYDLVNYTQTAGFALGLGAMWAAFVHHQGIYSTLWAQFASWLVNGALTCVWVLRMQLLPARRCWGRATWSRFRELFALGSDLFLYALGFQMLSASQTVILTRQLGLEASALWSVCTRTFSLVSQIIYRVFDYAGPALAEMIVRGERERLYQRFRSLVVLSASLSVCAGTIFAICNQPFVALWMRRQYGWWPLNDGLLAFWLVLQATTRCHLGLVGVSKEIRSMRFIYLAEGTFFVVLGLLVLRWGGITAMLLCSIAGTMLFSAPYGFWRTSQYFNVPWKVPSFEWWLPPLRLALGLVPLAGLLWWLTRPLPLRPQLLIRGAASALLALPLLLRFGLDAELRKEILARAPARFQPLLRTIASTRMKDEG
- a CDS encoding class I SAM-dependent methyltransferase, whose product is MGYLDYYKYQATARGVRSVQDVYRIAHEKAYVYDRIVLPWLPADKNSPIAELACGHGSFLAWLKEQQFQKLVGADSSAEQIQFARQIGAEVFETDFKSWLASEPDSSREAIVAIDLIEHISKDEFMDLLGDSSRVLARGGRLILRYPNGDSPLVGRNLFNDITHVWTYTTNCIETLGRMHGFSRFDFVDESSAAIRDSRWLKVPLSKLGTGVLKLLFRAATKEQIDFWSPHIWAALQK